One Aliiroseovarius sediminilitoris DNA window includes the following coding sequences:
- a CDS encoding ABC transporter substrate-binding protein, which produces MTKFVRSLTAAAVVATMASAAFAENTVRVAYDADPVSLDPHEQLSGGTLQLSHMVFDPLVRWTQDLQFEPRLAESWEQIDDTTMRFKLKSGVKFHSGNMLTAKDVDWTFDRLKQSDDFKGIFAQFTDVEVIDDMTFDLKTSAPYPLVLHTATYIFPMDSAFYTGETDDGKDKSEIVKHGDSFASRNVSGTGPYIVSEREQGVKVVFDRFADYWDTDSKGNVDKIVLTPIKEDPTRVAALLSGDVDFIAPVPPTDLQRVADAEGVDLITMPGTRIITFQMNQERVEAFKDVRVRQAIDYAVNNAGIVDRIMRGFGTVGAQASPAGYLGHDPALTPRFDVEKAKALMAEAGYADGFSITMMAPNNRYVNDDKIAQAVASMLSQINIKVDLQTMPKAQYWPKFDERAADMMMIGWHADTEDSANFHQFLTACPDETTGNGQYNSGNYCNEEADALMNASNTETDQAKRAEMLTKLEGILYEEAAFIPLHWQNLAWGSKSGMNSGEIVNALNFPYFGDLVVE; this is translated from the coding sequence ATGACAAAATTTGTCAGAAGCCTGACGGCTGCGGCCGTCGTGGCGACAATGGCGTCGGCAGCTTTTGCCGAAAACACCGTTCGTGTCGCATATGACGCCGACCCGGTTTCACTGGACCCGCACGAGCAGCTTTCGGGCGGCACGTTGCAGCTGTCGCACATGGTCTTTGACCCACTGGTGCGCTGGACCCAGGATCTTCAGTTCGAACCGCGTCTGGCCGAAAGCTGGGAGCAGATCGACGACACCACCATGCGCTTCAAGCTGAAAAGCGGTGTGAAGTTCCATTCGGGTAACATGCTGACTGCGAAGGACGTGGATTGGACTTTTGATCGCCTGAAGCAAAGTGACGACTTCAAAGGTATTTTCGCTCAGTTTACAGATGTTGAAGTCATCGACGACATGACCTTCGACCTCAAAACCTCGGCACCGTATCCGCTGGTGCTTCACACCGCGACATACATCTTCCCGATGGACAGCGCGTTCTATACCGGCGAAACCGATGACGGCAAAGACAAGTCAGAGATCGTCAAGCATGGCGACAGCTTCGCGTCACGCAACGTATCAGGCACCGGACCCTATATTGTGTCCGAGCGTGAGCAGGGTGTGAAGGTCGTGTTCGACCGTTTTGCGGATTACTGGGACACGGACAGCAAAGGCAACGTGGACAAGATTGTCCTGACCCCGATCAAGGAAGACCCGACCCGCGTGGCCGCTCTTCTGTCAGGTGATGTCGACTTCATTGCGCCAGTCCCTCCGACCGATCTTCAGCGCGTTGCGGATGCTGAAGGCGTTGACCTGATCACCATGCCGGGGACCCGGATCATCACGTTCCAAATGAATCAGGAGCGGGTCGAGGCGTTCAAGGACGTGCGGGTGCGTCAGGCCATCGACTATGCTGTGAATAACGCCGGTATCGTTGACCGTATCATGCGTGGCTTCGGCACTGTGGGTGCGCAGGCGAGCCCTGCTGGTTATCTGGGTCATGACCCGGCACTGACCCCGCGTTTTGACGTGGAAAAAGCCAAGGCGCTGATGGCCGAGGCCGGCTATGCCGATGGGTTCTCGATCACCATGATGGCACCGAACAACCGCTATGTGAACGACGACAAGATTGCGCAGGCTGTGGCGTCGATGCTGTCACAGATCAACATCAAGGTTGACCTTCAGACCATGCCGAAGGCGCAATACTGGCCCAAGTTCGACGAACGTGCTGCTGATATGATGATGATCGGCTGGCACGCGGACACGGAAGATTCTGCAAACTTCCACCAGTTCCTGACCGCCTGCCCGGACGAAACAACCGGCAACGGCCAGTATAACTCGGGCAACTATTGCAACGAGGAAGCCGATGCTCTGATGAACGCATCGAACACGGAAACCGACCAGGCGAAGCGCGCAGAAATGCTGACCAAGCTGGAAGGTATCCTGTACGAAGAAGCCGCATTCATTCCACTGCACTGGCAGAACCTTGCTTGGGGTTCCAAGTCGGGCATGAATTCGGGTGAAATCGTGAACGCACTGAACTTCCCGTATTTCGGCGATCTGGTTGTCGAATAA
- a CDS encoding ABC transporter permease, producing MFAYLVKRVFQAIAVMFVISLIAFAIQGNLGDPLRELVGQSVSEEVRQQLRDELGLNDSFLTQYLRFAGNALQGDLGTSYFFKEPALDVIMKKLPATLELVLGATIIIVGLSIPLGVYTAIKPDSILSRIIMGLSIVGISIPVFLTAILMIFVFSVNYGWFPSFGRGDVVHVWGYWSTNFATADGWMHIILPSIALASIMLPLFVRLIRAEMMEVLQSEYVKYAVAKGIRPWRIYFVHALKNTLLPVITVGGVQIGTMVAYTILTETVFQWPGMGFMFLEAVNRVDTPLIVAYLIVVGFIFVVTNTIVDLIYGLVNPTVNLARMGA from the coding sequence ATGTTTGCCTATCTCGTGAAGCGAGTTTTTCAGGCGATTGCCGTGATGTTCGTTATCTCGCTTATCGCTTTCGCCATTCAGGGCAATCTGGGCGACCCCCTGCGTGAGCTGGTCGGTCAGTCCGTTTCCGAAGAGGTGCGTCAGCAACTCAGGGACGAATTGGGTCTGAATGACAGCTTTCTGACTCAGTATCTTCGCTTTGCAGGCAACGCGCTTCAGGGCGATCTTGGCACATCCTATTTTTTCAAAGAGCCTGCGCTTGATGTGATCATGAAGAAACTGCCAGCCACACTTGAGTTGGTTCTGGGCGCCACAATCATCATTGTCGGGCTGTCCATACCATTGGGTGTTTACACCGCCATCAAGCCCGACTCGATCCTGAGCCGCATCATCATGGGGCTGTCGATTGTCGGCATCTCGATCCCCGTCTTCCTGACCGCCATTCTGATGATTTTTGTCTTTTCGGTGAACTATGGTTGGTTCCCATCCTTCGGCCGAGGCGATGTCGTGCATGTCTGGGGATATTGGTCGACCAATTTCGCGACTGCCGATGGGTGGATGCATATCATCCTGCCTTCGATCGCACTTGCCTCGATCATGTTGCCGCTGTTCGTCCGCCTGATCCGGGCCGAGATGATGGAAGTGCTGCAATCAGAATATGTCAAATATGCTGTTGCCAAGGGCATCCGGCCGTGGCGTATCTATTTCGTTCATGCCCTGAAGAACACTTTGCTGCCCGTGATCACCGTGGGCGGGGTGCAGATCGGGACCATGGTAGCCTATACCATCCTGACCGAGACAGTGTTTCAGTGGCCGGGCATGGGGTTCATGTTTCTTGAGGCGGTGAACCGGGTCGATACGCCGCTGATCGTGGCCTATCTGATTGTCGTTGGCTTCATCTTTGTTGTGACCAACACCATTGTTGATCTGATCTATGGTTTGGTGAACCCGACCGTGAACCTTGCAAGGATGGGCGCATGA
- a CDS encoding ABC transporter permease codes for MSTETATPRAEPSRWSKIANSNMGYSFRRNPVAVVSLIIFALIAGAAFLSPLIAPYDPYDPAQINIMNSEYPPVWINGALPDFILGTDDQGRDLWSTILYGTRLSLLIGICAVALQAFLGITIGLLAGYIGGRLDNLLMRLADIQLSFSTLMVAIIFLAVTQAMFGSETFNQYAVFFLIAVIGVAEWPQYARTVRATVLAEKKKEYVDSARVLGFGPVRIMVRHILPNSLSPIFVISTVQVANAIISEASLSFLGLGMPPSQPSLGSLISSGFDYIFSGSWWITVIPGVVLVILVLVINLLGDWMRDVLNPKLYKG; via the coding sequence ATGAGCACCGAGACCGCGACCCCCCGGGCCGAGCCTTCGCGCTGGTCGAAGATCGCCAATTCCAACATGGGCTACAGCTTTCGTCGCAACCCGGTGGCGGTCGTCAGCCTGATCATATTCGCGCTGATCGCCGGGGCGGCTTTCCTGTCGCCGCTGATTGCGCCCTATGATCCCTATGATCCGGCGCAGATCAACATCATGAACTCGGAATATCCGCCGGTGTGGATCAACGGTGCCCTGCCGGACTTCATCTTGGGCACCGATGACCAAGGCCGCGACCTTTGGTCGACGATCCTGTATGGCACGCGCCTGTCGTTGCTTATCGGGATTTGCGCAGTGGCTTTGCAGGCGTTCCTGGGCATCACGATTGGCTTGCTGGCCGGCTATATCGGCGGGCGTCTGGACAACTTGCTGATGCGTTTGGCTGATATTCAGTTGTCGTTCTCGACGTTGATGGTTGCGATCATCTTTCTGGCGGTTACGCAGGCCATGTTCGGGTCCGAGACGTTTAACCAATACGCCGTTTTCTTCCTGATCGCGGTGATCGGCGTGGCCGAATGGCCGCAATACGCGCGGACCGTGCGGGCCACCGTGTTGGCCGAAAAGAAGAAGGAATATGTCGACAGCGCGCGCGTGTTGGGGTTTGGCCCCGTGCGGATCATGGTGCGGCATATCCTGCCGAACTCTCTGTCGCCGATCTTTGTCATCTCGACCGTGCAGGTGGCAAACGCGATCATTTCCGAGGCATCGCTGAGCTTTCTTGGCTTGGGTATGCCGCCCAGCCAGCCATCGCTTGGGTCGCTGATCTCGTCGGGGTTCGACTATATCTTTTCGGGTAGTTGGTGGATCACGGTGATCCCCGGTGTCGTGCTGGTTATTCTTGTTCTGGTGATCAACCTGCTGGGCGACTGGATGCGCGATGTCCTGAACCCGAAACTCTATAAGGGGTAA
- a CDS encoding ABC transporter ATP-binding protein, which translates to MSLLSVRDLTVKFAMRDETVTALNGISFDIAKGERLGIVGESGAGKSITGFSLMNLISRPGYVDRGEILLDGEDVVKMSDARLRELRGDKMAMIFQDPMVTLNPVLTIGQQMIETLLAHRKLSREEARQIAIVKLREVYIPSPEERLDQYPHELSGGMRQRIIIAIALLLDPELIIADEPTTALDVTIQADIMELLLELCQSNKVGLILITHDLGVVSQMTERTLVMYAGQIIEAGRTREIINDPQHPYTQGLINALPQQTLPGQKLRQIPGNMPSLTNIPAGCPFNPRCEYATDLCRTKVPEIIQYGEVQVACHEVERLHAEGARQEQNA; encoded by the coding sequence ATGTCTTTGCTTTCTGTGCGCGACCTGACCGTCAAGTTCGCCATGCGCGATGAAACCGTGACCGCGTTGAACGGCATTTCCTTCGACATCGCGAAGGGTGAACGTCTGGGCATCGTCGGTGAAAGCGGGGCGGGAAAGTCGATCACCGGCTTTTCGCTGATGAACCTGATCAGTCGCCCCGGTTACGTCGATCGCGGCGAGATCTTACTGGACGGTGAAGACGTCGTGAAGATGAGCGACGCGCGTCTACGCGAGCTGCGCGGCGACAAGATGGCGATGATCTTTCAGGATCCCATGGTGACATTGAACCCGGTTCTGACCATCGGCCAGCAGATGATCGAAACCTTGCTGGCCCACCGCAAGCTGAGCCGGGAAGAGGCCCGCCAGATTGCGATTGTCAAGCTGCGCGAGGTTTATATTCCGTCGCCCGAGGAACGTCTGGACCAATACCCGCACGAATTGTCTGGTGGGATGCGTCAGCGGATCATCATCGCCATTGCGCTTCTGCTGGACCCGGAGTTGATCATCGCGGACGAGCCGACAACCGCGCTGGATGTGACCATTCAGGCCGATATCATGGAACTGCTGCTGGAACTGTGTCAGTCCAACAAGGTGGGTCTGATCCTGATTACCCATGACCTTGGTGTCGTCAGCCAGATGACCGAGCGGACACTGGTCATGTATGCAGGGCAGATCATCGAAGCCGGGCGCACCCGCGAGATCATCAACGATCCGCAGCACCCCTATACGCAAGGTTTGATCAACGCTTTGCCGCAGCAAACCTTGCCGGGGCAAAAGCTGCGACAGATTCCAGGTAACATGCCATCTTTGACAAACATACCCGCGGGCTGTCCTTTCAACCCACGTTGCGAATACGCAACCGATCTGTGTCGCACCAAGGTGCCAGAGATCATCCAATACGGTGAGGTTCAGGTGGCTTGTCACGAGGTTGAAAGGCTGCACGCCGAAGGCGCGCGGCAGGAGCAGAACGCATGA
- a CDS encoding ABC transporter ATP-binding protein, with product MKDMNVQTPLVEIKGLEKRFDLDQGFLETLKFRNGRITRETRAVHAVNNVTLDVNRGEALCVVGESGCGKSTVARLVAGLLTPTSGEIHYDGSRIDNRSRAEMQPLRKKIQMIFQNPYASLNPRMTIRQALEEPVKHHFPSFSAAEVRDKVTEVMMSVGVDPSWAKRYPHEFSGGQRQRIAIARALTVDPEFIIADEPISALDVSIQAQVLNLMLEAKESRGLTYLFITHDLSVVEHFGTRVAVLYLGAVCEVADTATLFSNPKHPYTRALLSAVPQLKDDRPNHIRLKGEIPTPINMPQGCPFQSRCAFANNRCISEKPKAIHQPDGSLVACHAVEENRLDEDVIGA from the coding sequence ATGAAAGACATGAACGTTCAGACGCCTCTGGTCGAAATCAAAGGCTTGGAAAAGAGGTTCGATCTTGATCAAGGCTTTCTTGAAACCCTAAAGTTTCGTAACGGTCGCATTACCCGAGAAACGCGTGCCGTCCATGCCGTAAACAACGTGACGCTGGATGTGAACCGCGGCGAGGCGTTGTGCGTTGTCGGGGAAAGTGGCTGTGGCAAATCGACCGTTGCCCGTCTGGTGGCGGGGCTTCTGACCCCAACCAGCGGCGAAATCCATTATGACGGATCGCGCATCGACAACCGCTCGCGTGCAGAAATGCAGCCGTTGCGCAAGAAGATCCAAATGATCTTTCAAAACCCCTACGCGTCGCTGAACCCGCGCATGACCATCCGGCAGGCGTTGGAAGAGCCTGTGAAACATCACTTCCCTTCGTTTTCTGCGGCGGAAGTGCGGGACAAGGTAACAGAGGTGATGATGTCCGTCGGGGTTGATCCCAGCTGGGCCAAGCGGTACCCGCACGAATTTTCAGGCGGGCAGCGGCAGCGGATCGCGATCGCTCGCGCCTTGACGGTCGACCCGGAGTTCATCATCGCGGATGAACCGATCAGCGCGCTGGACGTGTCGATTCAGGCACAGGTGTTGAACTTGATGCTGGAGGCCAAGGAAAGCCGTGGCCTGACCTACTTGTTCATCACCCACGATCTGAGCGTGGTCGAACACTTCGGAACGCGTGTGGCGGTGCTGTATCTTGGAGCGGTGTGCGAAGTTGCCGACACCGCCACACTGTTCTCGAACCCCAAACACCCCTATACTCGGGCCTTGTTGTCCGCAGTTCCGCAATTGAAGGATGACCGGCCAAACCACATCCGCCTGAAGGGCGAGATCCCGACGCCGATCAACATGCCGCAAGGTTGTCCCTTCCAAAGTCGCTGCGCATTTGCGAATAACAGGTGCATAAGTGAAAAGCCGAAAGCCATTCACCAACCTGACGGCAGCCTTGTGGCCTGCCACGCTGTCGAGGAAAACCGGTTGGACGAGGATGTGATCGGCGCCTGA
- a CDS encoding LysR family transcriptional regulator, translating to MDIIWLRDFEALVACKNFSRAAEERNVSQPAFSRRIRALENEIGVRLINRETLPLALTPAGEVFLSQARIMLRTYEETIERCQTIDAASENVIRFATSQSLYMTHYKNLIAPLASKGGVETDLNSTSWAADQFVSALQQSYCDVILTYWHPSMQFLGPLEVANFEHLTLSADRFVPVSRTRPGGGPEFQFKTGSKDAMPLLSYGAVSALRAVQDFVLEQAITPQKMLIVNQNALANSVKAMILEGFGMGWLPLSLCKTELAEGRLAIVEERLATDLEVRVYRDPKNNKGTLHELWAQLLQEQRSRLHRRPRRGATL from the coding sequence TTGGATATAATCTGGCTTAGAGACTTTGAAGCGTTGGTTGCGTGCAAGAATTTCTCGCGCGCCGCGGAAGAGCGCAACGTAAGTCAGCCGGCTTTCTCGCGGCGTATCAGAGCGTTGGAGAACGAGATCGGCGTGCGCCTGATCAATCGCGAAACCCTACCTCTGGCATTGACTCCGGCGGGCGAGGTCTTTCTGTCGCAAGCCCGCATCATGTTGCGCACATATGAAGAAACCATCGAACGTTGTCAGACGATAGATGCTGCAAGCGAGAATGTTATTCGGTTCGCGACCTCGCAATCACTTTACATGACGCATTACAAAAACCTGATCGCCCCGCTGGCCAGCAAAGGTGGCGTGGAGACCGACCTGAACTCGACTTCGTGGGCGGCGGATCAGTTTGTCAGTGCGCTTCAGCAAAGCTATTGCGATGTGATCCTGACCTATTGGCACCCGTCAATGCAGTTTCTGGGGCCGCTTGAGGTTGCGAATTTCGAGCATCTGACCTTATCGGCGGATCGGTTTGTGCCGGTGTCCCGCACCAGACCCGGTGGCGGACCGGAGTTTCAGTTCAAGACCGGCAGCAAAGATGCGATGCCGCTGTTATCCTACGGGGCCGTATCGGCGTTGCGCGCGGTGCAGGATTTCGTGCTTGAGCAAGCCATCACCCCGCAAAAGATGCTGATTGTGAACCAGAACGCGCTGGCCAACAGTGTGAAAGCGATGATCCTTGAAGGATTTGGCATGGGGTGGCTTCCGCTGAGTTTGTGCAAGACCGAGCTGGCGGAAGGCCGGCTTGCCATCGTTGAAGAACGGTTGGCGACCGATCTGGAAGTGCGCGTCTATCGCGACCCGAAAAACAACAAGGGCACGCTGCACGAACTATGGGCGCAATTGCTGCAAGAACAACGTTCACGGCTACACCGACGCCCCAGACGCGGCGCAACTCTGTAG
- a CDS encoding spike base protein, RCAP_Rcc01079 family, with product MTNPFENRSLSLRGPATDMAPVTPSDARDLINVAVALYVETGGAVAFTSVAGYDRVVMVGDNAILPVGVSRVMATGTTAAGIHAFVLV from the coding sequence ATGACAAACCCCTTCGAGAACCGTTCGCTTTCCCTGCGTGGGCCTGCAACTGATATGGCGCCGGTCACGCCGTCTGATGCCAGAGATCTGATCAACGTCGCTGTCGCGCTGTATGTTGAAACGGGTGGGGCCGTCGCTTTTACGTCGGTGGCCGGATATGATCGCGTGGTCATGGTCGGGGATAACGCAATTCTTCCCGTTGGGGTCAGTCGCGTCATGGCCACTGGTACGACGGCCGCTGGTATCCATGCCTTTGTGCTCGTCTGA